The Etheostoma cragini isolate CJK2018 chromosome 5, CSU_Ecrag_1.0, whole genome shotgun sequence genome contains a region encoding:
- the LOC117944694 gene encoding membrane-associated phosphatidylinositol transfer protein 2-like isoform X4 → MLIKEYRIPMPMSVEEYRIAQLYMIQKKSREESCGEGSGVEILENKPYTDGPGGTGQYTHKVYHIGMHIPSWFRSILPKAALRVEEESWNAYPYTRTRYTCPFVEKFSIDIETYYKSDTGNQADVFNMSATEKRQRTIDPIDIVTDPIPPHEYKAEEDTRLYKSAKTQRGPLQDDWIEEYKNNPGKTPIMCAYKLCKVEFRYWGMQSKIERFIHDVGLRKVMVRAHRQAWCWQDEWYGLTMEDIRQLELETQLALATKMAQFSQAEEATEANGGAPSPDKHQEVKEAISSIEAEEVVVRSGGETLQPRGVLTKQWSTSSRSSHSSKRGVSPSRHSISEWRMQSIARDSEDSSDEEFFDAHEDFSDGEETSQKEISKWNSNDLIDKIEAADTEETPGELIKEMTVDYERATSEERLDEMRGSVSCQVDSSPIPTITVTRHQSESSSQQCLQPSKIHVLILVLHGGNILDTGGGDQNSKQADINTISTAFETVMRVHYPTALGRIAIRLVPCPAICAEAFSLVSNLSPYSYDEGCLSSSQDHIPLAALPLLATSAPQYQEAIATVVVRANQVYAEFIKSLNGAVFSGQVCLIGDCVGGILGFDALCSSNQTVNESQDSSRRGSVVSVQDQDLLSPGIIVNSGHGSASPTLEGSRHLSRSNIDIPRASSGDDAKRQLPRKRSDSSTYELDTIKQHQAFLTSLHSSVLRNDTVSRRSSSSAMLDGGSLGKFDFEVSDFFLFGSPLGLVLALRKTVIPMLDVAQLRPACQQVYNLFHPADPSASRLEPLLERKFHLLPPFNVPRYQRFPLGDGNSALLVETIQSNAQLLLDSGPLLSLRCQDTINETCIPVPVLNWPEGSLKATPATMESDVVQSHGGVFMDSSYPSSPVAGPFSRGQRRASEVSIASQVSGMADSYTASNIANIAARWWGTKRLDFALYCPDALTAFPTVALPHLFHASYWESTDVVSFLLRQVMRHENSSILELDGKEVTEFTPSKPREKWLRKRTLVKIRNVTANHRINDAVFTEDSQQVVTGRFMYGPLDMVTLAGEKVDLHIMTQPPSGEWVYFNTEVTNSSGRVSFAIPEKKRLGVGVYPVKMVVRGDHTCADSYLTAVPRGTEFVVFSIDGSFAASVSIMGSDPKVRAGAVDVVRHWQDLGYMIIYVTGRPDMQKQRVVAWLSQHNFPHGIVSFCDGLVHDPLRHKANFLKSLTEVNMKIFAGYGSTKDISVYTSVGIPPSQIYIVGRPSKKMQCQFITEGYAAHLSQLEYSHRSRPAKSSSARMVLRKSSFGLGANSDFLRKRNHLLRTISSQPAPSSPTGSIHNRPERTQSQSDGERLERDRLECAQGHSQGAAQRSMSITASCWGRSSTKLEPGVLSPK, encoded by the exons ACCCAATCGACATTGTGACAGATCCCATCCCTCCGCATGAGTACAAAGCAGAGGAGGACACACGGCTCTACAAGTCAGCCAAGACCCAGAGGGGTCCTCTGCAGGACGACTGGATAGAAGAGTACAAAAATAACCCAGGGAAGACCCCCATCATGTGTGCCTACAAACTCTGCAAGGTGGAGTTTCGATACTGGGGCATGCAGTCTAAGATTGAACGCTTCATCCATGATGTTG GACTGAGAAAGGTGATGGTGCGTGCCCACCGGCAGGCCTGGTGCTGGCAGGATGAATGGTACGGTCTGACCATGGAGGACATCCGGCAGCTGGAACTGGAAACCCAGCTGGCCCTGGCCACGAAGATGGCCCAGTTCAGTCAGGCGGAGGAGGCCACCGAAGCCAACGGAGGTGCTCCGTCTCCGGACAAACACCAGGAGGTTAAAGAAGCGATCAGCTCCATTGAAGCTGAGGAGGTGGTTGTTCGCTCAGGAGGAGAGACTCTCCAGCCACGAGGTGTACTCACCAAGCAGTGGTCCACTTCGTCCCGATCCTCCCACTCATCCAAGAGAGGAG TGAGCCCATCACGTCACAGCATCTCAGAGTGGAGGATGCAGAGCATAGCGCGAGACTCCGAAGACAGCTCAGACGAGGAGTTCTTCGACGCTCATG AGGATTTCTCAGACGGCGAGGAGACCTCCCAAAAGGAAATTTCCAAGTGGAACTCCAACGACCTCATAGACAAGATCGAAGctgcagacacagaggaaaCTCCTG gtgaGCTGATCAAGGAAATGACAGTGGATTATGAGAGAGCAACCAGTGAGGAAAGACTAGATGAG ATGCGTGGCTCTGTTAGCTGCCAAGTCGATAGCTCTCCCATTCCCACCATCACGGTAACAAGGCACCAGTCA gAGAGCTCGTCCCAGCAGTGTCTGCAGCCCTCCAAGATCCATGTGCTGATCTTGGTACTGCACGGAGGGAACATCCTGGATACAGGCGGAGGGGACCAGAACAGCAAGCAGGCTGACATCAACACGATTAGTACAGCTTTTGAAACAGTCATGCGTGTTCACTACCCCACGGCGCTGGGACGCATCGCCATCCGCTTGGTACCCTGCCCTGCCATCTGTGCCGAGGCCTTCTCCCTAGTTTCCAA CCTGAGCCCATACAGCTACGATGAGGGTTGTCTGTCCAGCAGCCAGGACCACATCCCTCTGGCAGCTCTCCCCCTCCTGGCCACCTCTGCTCCACAGTACCAGGAGGCCATTGCCACTGTCGTCGTAAGAGCCAATCAGGTGTACGCAGAGTTCATAAAGTCTCTTAACGGGGCAGTCTTCTCTGGCCAG GTATGCCTCATTGGGGACTGCGTGGGAGGAATCTTGGGATTTGATGCACTGTGCAGCAGCAATCAGACAGTTAATGAAAGCCAGGACAGCAGTCGCAGGGGCAGTGTCGTCAGTGTACAG GACCAGGACCTCCTTTCTCCTGGAATCATTGTCAACAGCGGGCACGGGTCAGCCTCTCCGACTCTGGAGGGCAGCCGCCACCTCAGTCGCAGTAACATTGACATTCCTCGTGCCAGTTCAGGTGACGACGCCAAGCGACAACTGCCACGCAAGAGAAGTGACTCCTCCACCTACGAGCTggacacaataaaacaacaccAGGCCTTCCTCACCAG CTTACACTCTAGTGTTTTGAGAAACGACACAGTCTCGCGAAGGTCAAGCAGCAGCGCTATGCTGGATGGAGGCTCGCTGGGAAAGTTTGACTTTGAGGTCTCTgactttttcctgtttggctcTCCACTGGGCTTGGTTCTCGCCTTGAGAAAGACTGTCATTCCAATGCTGGATG TGGCCCAACTGCGGCCTGCCTGTCAGCAAGTCTACAACCTGTTCCACCCAGCCGATCCCTCGGCCTCCCGCCTGGAGCCTCTATTGGAGAGGAAGTTTCACCTCCTGCCTCCCTTTAACGTGCCCCGTTACCAACGCTTTCCCCTGGGAGATGGGAACTCTGCCCTACTTG TGGAGACAATCCAGAGCAACGCTCAGCTGCTACTTGACAGCGGGCCTCTGCTGTCCCTTCGCTGTCAGGATACCATCAATGAGACCTGCATCCCTGTGCCTGTGCTAAACTGGCCGGAGGGCTCCCTCAAAGCCACACCCGCCACTATGGAGT CAGATGTTGTTCAGTCTCATGGTGGTGTCTTCATGGACAGTTCGTACCCCTCATCCCCCGTAGCGGGCCCCTTCTCCCGGGGCCAGCGGAGGGCCAGTGAAGTCAGCATTGCCAGCCAGGTCTCAGGAATGGCAGACAGTTACACTGCCTCCAACATAGCCAACA TTGCAGCACGTTGGTGGGGCACCAAGCGGCTGGATTTTGCCCTGTACTGCCCCGATGCTCTCACCGCTTTCCCCACAGTGGCTTTACCGCACCTCTTCCACGCATCATACTGGGAGTCCACTGATGTTGTATCATTTCTCCTGAGACAG GTCATGAGGCATGAAAACTCTAGCATCCTGGAGCTCGATGGCAAAGAAGTGACTGAATTCACTCCCTCTAAACCTCGAGAGAAGTGGCTCCGCAAGAGGACCCTTGTGAAGATCAGG AACGTGACTGCCAACCACCGCATTAATGACGCGGTGTTCACAGAAGATTCCCAGCAGGTCGTAACAGGTCGATTTATGTACGGCCCTCTGGACATGGTCACCTTGGCCGGGGAGAAG GTTGATCTCCACATCATGACCCAGCCCCCATCAGGAGAATGGGTGTACTTCAACACAGAAGTGACTAACAGTAGTGGTCGTGTGTCATTTGCCATCCCAGAGAAAAAACGTCTGGGCGTTGGAGTCTACCCAGTCAAAATGGTTGTTAG GGGTGACCACACATGTGCAGACAGCTACCTGACAGCTGTTCCACGTGGCACCGAGTTTGTTGTATTCAGCATTGACGGGTCATTTGCTGCCAGTGTGTCAATCATGGGCAGTGATCCCAAAGTGCGGGCAGGAGCAGTAGACGTAGTCAG GCACTGGCAAGATTTAGGCTACATGATCATCTATGTGACAGGACGACCAGACATGCAGAAGCAGCGGGTAGTGGCTTGGTTGTCTCAGCACAACTTCCCACATGGCATCGTCTCCTTCTGTGACGGCCTGGTCCACGACCCGCTCAGACACAAGGCCAACTTCCTCAAGTCCCTGACAGAG GTTAACATGAAGATTTTTGCTGGCTACGGATCAACCAAGGACATCTCAGTCTACACCTCCGTCGGCATCCCTCCTTCCCAAATATACATCGTCGGGAGACCCTCCAAGAAGATGCAGTGCCAA TTCATCACAGAGGGATATGCGGCTCATTTGTCCCAGCTGGAGTACAGCCACCGTTCTCGGCCAGCTAAGTCCAGCAGTGCACGCATGGTGCTACGTAAAAGCAGCTTCGGCTTGGGTGCAAACAGCGACTTCCTAAGGAAGAGGAACCACTTGCTGCGCACCATCTCCTCCCAACCGGCCCCCAGCTCCCCAACAGGCAGCATCCACAACAGGCCAGAACGCACACAGAGCCAATCAGACGGCGAGAGGCTGGAGCGGGATCGGCTGGAGTGCGCTCAAGGCCACAGCCAGGGAGCAGCACAGCGCAGCATGAGCATCACAGCCAGCTGCTGGGGCCGCAGCAGCACCAAGCTGGAACCAGGCGTTCTTAGCCCCAAATAG
- the LOC117944694 gene encoding membrane-associated phosphatidylinositol transfer protein 2-like isoform X1, which translates to MLIKEYRIPMPMSVEEYRIAQLYMIQKKSREESCGEGSGVEILENKPYTDGPGGTGQYTHKVYHIGMHIPSWFRSILPKAALRVEEESWNAYPYTRTRYTCPFVEKFSIDIETYYKSDTGNQADVFNMSATEKRQRTIDPIDIVTDPIPPHEYKAEEDTRLYKSAKTQRGPLQDDWIEEYKNNPGKTPIMCAYKLCKVEFRYWGMQSKIERFIHDVGLRKVMVRAHRQAWCWQDEWYGLTMEDIRQLELETQLALATKMAQFSQAEEATEANGGAPSPDKHQEVKEAISSIEAEEVVVRSGGETLQPRGVLTKQWSTSSRSSHSSKRGVSPSRHSISEWRMQSIARDSEDSSDEEFFDAHEDFSDGEETSQKEISKWNSNDLIDKIEAADTEETPGELIKEMTVDYERATSEERLDEMRGSVSCQVDSSPIPTITVTRHQSESSSQQCLQPSKIHVLILVLHGGNILDTGGGDQNSKQADINTISTAFETVMRVHYPTALGRIAIRLVPCPAICAEAFSLVSNLSPYSYDEGCLSSSQDHIPLAALPLLATSAPQYQEAIATVVVRANQVYAEFIKSLNGAVFSGQVCLIGDCVGGILGFDALCSSNQTVNESQDSSRRGSVVSVQDQDLLSPGIIVNSGHGSASPTLEGSRHLSRSNIDIPRASSGDDAKRQLPRKRSDSSTYELDTIKQHQAFLTSLHSSVLRNDTVSRRSSSSAMLDGGSLGKFDFEVSDFFLFGSPLGLVLALRKTVIPMLDVAQLRPACQQVYNLFHPADPSASRLEPLLERKFHLLPPFNVPRYQRFPLGDGNSALLVETIQSNAQLLLDSGPLLSLRCQDTINETCIPVPVLNWPEGSLKATPATMESDVVQSHGGVFMDSSYPSSPVAGPFSRGQRRASEVSIASQVSGMADSYTASNIANTKSCQINQFKKFSLLSQLALSSQNKFFLKSPPKSRKKTKAGKDAGCPDADLVAELDGVAETSARLSPTGQHENCLSPGLECAISELVSLDSQAEVDQVAARWWGTKRLDFALYCPDALTAFPTVALPHLFHASYWESTDVVSFLLRQVMRHENSSILELDGKEVTEFTPSKPREKWLRKRTLVKIRNVTANHRINDAVFTEDSQQVVTGRFMYGPLDMVTLAGEKVDLHIMTQPPSGEWVYFNTEVTNSSGRVSFAIPEKKRLGVGVYPVKMVVRGDHTCADSYLTAVPRGTEFVVFSIDGSFAASVSIMGSDPKVRAGAVDVVRHWQDLGYMIIYVTGRPDMQKQRVVAWLSQHNFPHGIVSFCDGLVHDPLRHKANFLKSLTEVNMKIFAGYGSTKDISVYTSVGIPPSQIYIVGRPSKKMQCQFITEGYAAHLSQLEYSHRSRPAKSSSARMVLRKSSFGLGANSDFLRKRNHLLRTISSQPAPSSPTGSIHNRPERTQSQSDGERLERDRLECAQGHSQGAAQRSMSITASCWGRSSTKLEPGVLSPK; encoded by the exons ACCCAATCGACATTGTGACAGATCCCATCCCTCCGCATGAGTACAAAGCAGAGGAGGACACACGGCTCTACAAGTCAGCCAAGACCCAGAGGGGTCCTCTGCAGGACGACTGGATAGAAGAGTACAAAAATAACCCAGGGAAGACCCCCATCATGTGTGCCTACAAACTCTGCAAGGTGGAGTTTCGATACTGGGGCATGCAGTCTAAGATTGAACGCTTCATCCATGATGTTG GACTGAGAAAGGTGATGGTGCGTGCCCACCGGCAGGCCTGGTGCTGGCAGGATGAATGGTACGGTCTGACCATGGAGGACATCCGGCAGCTGGAACTGGAAACCCAGCTGGCCCTGGCCACGAAGATGGCCCAGTTCAGTCAGGCGGAGGAGGCCACCGAAGCCAACGGAGGTGCTCCGTCTCCGGACAAACACCAGGAGGTTAAAGAAGCGATCAGCTCCATTGAAGCTGAGGAGGTGGTTGTTCGCTCAGGAGGAGAGACTCTCCAGCCACGAGGTGTACTCACCAAGCAGTGGTCCACTTCGTCCCGATCCTCCCACTCATCCAAGAGAGGAG TGAGCCCATCACGTCACAGCATCTCAGAGTGGAGGATGCAGAGCATAGCGCGAGACTCCGAAGACAGCTCAGACGAGGAGTTCTTCGACGCTCATG AGGATTTCTCAGACGGCGAGGAGACCTCCCAAAAGGAAATTTCCAAGTGGAACTCCAACGACCTCATAGACAAGATCGAAGctgcagacacagaggaaaCTCCTG gtgaGCTGATCAAGGAAATGACAGTGGATTATGAGAGAGCAACCAGTGAGGAAAGACTAGATGAG ATGCGTGGCTCTGTTAGCTGCCAAGTCGATAGCTCTCCCATTCCCACCATCACGGTAACAAGGCACCAGTCA gAGAGCTCGTCCCAGCAGTGTCTGCAGCCCTCCAAGATCCATGTGCTGATCTTGGTACTGCACGGAGGGAACATCCTGGATACAGGCGGAGGGGACCAGAACAGCAAGCAGGCTGACATCAACACGATTAGTACAGCTTTTGAAACAGTCATGCGTGTTCACTACCCCACGGCGCTGGGACGCATCGCCATCCGCTTGGTACCCTGCCCTGCCATCTGTGCCGAGGCCTTCTCCCTAGTTTCCAA CCTGAGCCCATACAGCTACGATGAGGGTTGTCTGTCCAGCAGCCAGGACCACATCCCTCTGGCAGCTCTCCCCCTCCTGGCCACCTCTGCTCCACAGTACCAGGAGGCCATTGCCACTGTCGTCGTAAGAGCCAATCAGGTGTACGCAGAGTTCATAAAGTCTCTTAACGGGGCAGTCTTCTCTGGCCAG GTATGCCTCATTGGGGACTGCGTGGGAGGAATCTTGGGATTTGATGCACTGTGCAGCAGCAATCAGACAGTTAATGAAAGCCAGGACAGCAGTCGCAGGGGCAGTGTCGTCAGTGTACAG GACCAGGACCTCCTTTCTCCTGGAATCATTGTCAACAGCGGGCACGGGTCAGCCTCTCCGACTCTGGAGGGCAGCCGCCACCTCAGTCGCAGTAACATTGACATTCCTCGTGCCAGTTCAGGTGACGACGCCAAGCGACAACTGCCACGCAAGAGAAGTGACTCCTCCACCTACGAGCTggacacaataaaacaacaccAGGCCTTCCTCACCAG CTTACACTCTAGTGTTTTGAGAAACGACACAGTCTCGCGAAGGTCAAGCAGCAGCGCTATGCTGGATGGAGGCTCGCTGGGAAAGTTTGACTTTGAGGTCTCTgactttttcctgtttggctcTCCACTGGGCTTGGTTCTCGCCTTGAGAAAGACTGTCATTCCAATGCTGGATG TGGCCCAACTGCGGCCTGCCTGTCAGCAAGTCTACAACCTGTTCCACCCAGCCGATCCCTCGGCCTCCCGCCTGGAGCCTCTATTGGAGAGGAAGTTTCACCTCCTGCCTCCCTTTAACGTGCCCCGTTACCAACGCTTTCCCCTGGGAGATGGGAACTCTGCCCTACTTG TGGAGACAATCCAGAGCAACGCTCAGCTGCTACTTGACAGCGGGCCTCTGCTGTCCCTTCGCTGTCAGGATACCATCAATGAGACCTGCATCCCTGTGCCTGTGCTAAACTGGCCGGAGGGCTCCCTCAAAGCCACACCCGCCACTATGGAGT CAGATGTTGTTCAGTCTCATGGTGGTGTCTTCATGGACAGTTCGTACCCCTCATCCCCCGTAGCGGGCCCCTTCTCCCGGGGCCAGCGGAGGGCCAGTGAAGTCAGCATTGCCAGCCAGGTCTCAGGAATGGCAGACAGTTACACTGCCTCCAACATAGCCAACA CCAAATCATGCCAAATTAACCAATTCAAAAAGTTCAGCCTTTTGTCCCAACTCGCCCTTTCATCACAAAACAAATTCTTCCTGAAAAGTCCTCCTAAGTCCCGTAAGAAAACAAAGGCTGGCAAGGACGCAGGATGTCCTGATGCAGATCTTGTAGCAGAGCTGGACGGTGTGGCAGAGACTAGTGCCCGTCTAAGTCCCACTGGCCAGCACGAGAACTGCCTGTCACCTGGGCTGGAGTGCGCAATATCTGAGCTGGTCTCACTGGACTCCCAGGCTGAAGTGGACCAAG TTGCAGCACGTTGGTGGGGCACCAAGCGGCTGGATTTTGCCCTGTACTGCCCCGATGCTCTCACCGCTTTCCCCACAGTGGCTTTACCGCACCTCTTCCACGCATCATACTGGGAGTCCACTGATGTTGTATCATTTCTCCTGAGACAG GTCATGAGGCATGAAAACTCTAGCATCCTGGAGCTCGATGGCAAAGAAGTGACTGAATTCACTCCCTCTAAACCTCGAGAGAAGTGGCTCCGCAAGAGGACCCTTGTGAAGATCAGG AACGTGACTGCCAACCACCGCATTAATGACGCGGTGTTCACAGAAGATTCCCAGCAGGTCGTAACAGGTCGATTTATGTACGGCCCTCTGGACATGGTCACCTTGGCCGGGGAGAAG GTTGATCTCCACATCATGACCCAGCCCCCATCAGGAGAATGGGTGTACTTCAACACAGAAGTGACTAACAGTAGTGGTCGTGTGTCATTTGCCATCCCAGAGAAAAAACGTCTGGGCGTTGGAGTCTACCCAGTCAAAATGGTTGTTAG GGGTGACCACACATGTGCAGACAGCTACCTGACAGCTGTTCCACGTGGCACCGAGTTTGTTGTATTCAGCATTGACGGGTCATTTGCTGCCAGTGTGTCAATCATGGGCAGTGATCCCAAAGTGCGGGCAGGAGCAGTAGACGTAGTCAG GCACTGGCAAGATTTAGGCTACATGATCATCTATGTGACAGGACGACCAGACATGCAGAAGCAGCGGGTAGTGGCTTGGTTGTCTCAGCACAACTTCCCACATGGCATCGTCTCCTTCTGTGACGGCCTGGTCCACGACCCGCTCAGACACAAGGCCAACTTCCTCAAGTCCCTGACAGAG GTTAACATGAAGATTTTTGCTGGCTACGGATCAACCAAGGACATCTCAGTCTACACCTCCGTCGGCATCCCTCCTTCCCAAATATACATCGTCGGGAGACCCTCCAAGAAGATGCAGTGCCAA TTCATCACAGAGGGATATGCGGCTCATTTGTCCCAGCTGGAGTACAGCCACCGTTCTCGGCCAGCTAAGTCCAGCAGTGCACGCATGGTGCTACGTAAAAGCAGCTTCGGCTTGGGTGCAAACAGCGACTTCCTAAGGAAGAGGAACCACTTGCTGCGCACCATCTCCTCCCAACCGGCCCCCAGCTCCCCAACAGGCAGCATCCACAACAGGCCAGAACGCACACAGAGCCAATCAGACGGCGAGAGGCTGGAGCGGGATCGGCTGGAGTGCGCTCAAGGCCACAGCCAGGGAGCAGCACAGCGCAGCATGAGCATCACAGCCAGCTGCTGGGGCCGCAGCAGCACCAAGCTGGAACCAGGCGTTCTTAGCCCCAAATAG